One Diospyros lotus cultivar Yz01 chromosome 1, ASM1463336v1, whole genome shotgun sequence genomic window carries:
- the LOC127795141 gene encoding WRKY transcription factor 23-like, with translation MINKQTYMERQLEGVRMEDSIRPSSLSDHFLASNQFSAGMLDLYTESEKSSLGFTELLGLQDFAPSIFDIFQPSALPPTQTSAVAESPEGFNQPATPNSSSISSASSGAHNDEQSRPAEEDEEQQKVKKRLKAKKTSQKRQKEPRFAFMTKSEVDHLEDGYRWRKYGQKAVKNSPFPRSYYRCTNAACNVKKRVERCHNDPSIVVTTYEGKHTHLSPVMPPRPDSSVLPPTAAFDPAAVQVPRQYSQFSNLPPLNCGYFSYMNPGGVSVNERRFYFPAAPPLLGDHGLLQDVLPSLTKNEG, from the exons ATGATCAATAAACAAACGTATATGGAGAGGCAGCTCGAAGGGGTGAGGATGGAAGATTCGATTCGGCCGTCATCTTTGTCCGATCATTTTCTGGCGAGTAACCAGTTTTCCGCAGGCATGCTGGACTTATACACTGAgagtgagaagagctcactgggGTTCACGGAGTTACTGGGTCTTCAAGATTTCGCACCTTCCATCTTTGACATCTTCCAACCTTCTGCCTTGCCGCCGACTCAGACTTCAGCCGTTGCAGAATCGCCGGAGGGGTTTAACCAGCCGGCCACGCCCAACTCTTCCTCGATTTCCTCGGCTTCGAGCGGGGCTCACAATGATGAACAGAGTAGGCCCGCAGAGGAAGACGAAGAGCAGCAAAAGGTCAAGAAACG GTTGAAAGCCAAGAAAACCAGTCAGAAGAGGCAGAAGGAGCCGAGGTTTGCTTTTATGACAAAGAGCGAGGTTGATCACTTGGAAGATGGATACAGATGGAGAAAGTATGGCCAGAAAGCCGTAAAGAACAGTCCTTTTCCTAG GAGCTACTATCGTTGCACCAATGCTGCGTGTAATGTGAAGAAGAGAGTGGAGCGATGCCACAATGACCCAAGCATAGTCGTGACCACGTACGAGGGCAAGCACACCCATCTCAGTCCGGTGATGCCGCCTCGCCCGGACTCCAGCGTCCTACCACCGACGGCGGCTTTTGATCCGGCGGCAGTGCAAGTGCCTCGCCAATACTCCCAATTCAGCAACCTGCCTCCACTGAACTGCGGCTACTTCAGCTACATGAACCCCGGTGGTGTTTCCGTGAACGAGAGGCGTTTTTACTTTCCGGCGGCTCCACCTTTGCTTGGCGACCATGGCCTCCTTCAGGACGTTTTGCCGTCCCTTACGAAGAACGAAGGGTAG